Proteins from a single region of Pirellulales bacterium:
- a CDS encoding type II secretion system F family protein has product ALTGNSKGRGKAEAAQYKELLSSMRNDSTGVAERFVSRYLNLRLLFDQANVELAVPNFLLICAALAGVGLILPAVAGFSVALGPVMAALLGVLPIVWLLFKRKKRLKAFAAQLPEALELIARALRAGHSLAAGFNLVAQEMSDPIGGEFSRTFEEQNLGKPLDEALNGLTKRIPNLDLKFFATAIILQRQTGGDLAEILDKIGHLVRERFKIWGQVQALTGEGRLSGVVLLALPPALFAVVYRMNPDYLMLLFTDPLGKKMLVGGIVSQLLGALLIRKIVNIRV; this is encoded by the coding sequence GCGCGCTGACCGGCAACTCGAAGGGCCGCGGCAAGGCAGAAGCGGCGCAGTACAAAGAACTGCTCAGTTCCATGCGGAACGACAGTACGGGCGTAGCGGAAAGGTTTGTTTCGCGTTACTTGAACCTTCGGCTATTGTTCGACCAGGCCAACGTTGAACTGGCTGTGCCGAACTTCTTGCTGATTTGTGCTGCGTTGGCGGGCGTCGGTTTGATTCTCCCCGCTGTGGCCGGCTTTAGCGTGGCATTGGGACCAGTCATGGCAGCCCTCCTCGGCGTTTTGCCGATCGTGTGGCTGCTGTTTAAACGCAAGAAACGCCTGAAGGCCTTTGCTGCTCAGCTCCCCGAGGCGTTGGAACTGATCGCGCGGGCGTTGCGAGCCGGACATAGCCTGGCGGCCGGTTTTAACCTGGTAGCGCAAGAGATGTCGGACCCGATTGGAGGTGAATTCAGTCGAACGTTCGAGGAACAAAACCTCGGTAAGCCGCTCGACGAAGCCCTCAACGGCCTCACAAAACGGATCCCGAATCTCGATCTGAAGTTCTTTGCCACAGCGATAATTCTGCAGCGCCAAACCGGTGGCGACTTGGCGGAGATCCTCGATAAGATCGGCCACCTGGTGCGTGAGCGTTTCAAGATCTGGGGCCAGGTGCAAGCACTCACGGGCGAAGGTCGTTTGTCCGGGGTCGTGTTGTTGGCGCTGCCGCCGGCGCTGTTCGCGGTCGTGTACCGCATGAACCCCGACTACTTGATGCTATTATTTACCGATCCGCTGGGCAAGAAGATGTTGGTTGGCGGCATCGTCTCGCAGCTCCTCGGCGCCCTGTTGATTCGGAAGATTGTAAATATTCGCGTATAA
- a CDS encoding type II secretion system F family protein, producing MFTLATLISVPLLTKVAIFGGVACGAWLMLDLVSSKKNLRAEARLDDFRDPSRRRGEAREGSRGVTKRADGMTRLLEKASPRMAKPLQPKSAEDVGKLRAKLNHAGFRGESAPSIFLGLKTMCLAAGFFVGGGTLLFTKGATGEAFMYTIAVAGIAFYLPEVVLYFLRKSRQDNIFFGLPDALDLMVVCVEAGLGLDQAMRKVSEEMKKTYAVIAEEFSLCNLHLQMGKARNDVLHDLGARTGVDDLKALAAILIQADKFGSSVAQALRVQSDSMRTRRRQMAEEKAAKTAVKLIFPLVLFIFPAIFIVLVGPAAITMVNEMFPAMSGHK from the coding sequence ATGTTCACTTTGGCCACTCTGATCAGCGTGCCGCTCCTAACCAAGGTCGCCATTTTCGGTGGTGTCGCTTGCGGCGCTTGGTTGATGCTCGATCTCGTGTCGAGCAAGAAGAACCTACGCGCCGAGGCGCGGCTCGACGACTTCCGCGACCCGTCGCGGCGGCGCGGCGAGGCACGCGAAGGATCACGCGGCGTTACCAAACGTGCCGACGGAATGACGCGATTGCTGGAGAAAGCCTCGCCGAGAATGGCGAAGCCGCTGCAGCCAAAATCGGCGGAGGACGTAGGTAAACTACGTGCCAAGCTGAATCATGCCGGTTTTCGCGGCGAGTCCGCGCCGAGCATCTTCTTGGGACTAAAGACGATGTGCTTGGCGGCCGGGTTCTTCGTGGGCGGCGGAACGCTGCTGTTCACCAAGGGCGCCACGGGCGAAGCCTTCATGTACACCATCGCCGTGGCGGGGATTGCTTTCTATCTCCCCGAAGTCGTGCTCTACTTTCTCAGGAAGTCGCGGCAAGACAACATCTTCTTCGGCTTGCCCGATGCCCTCGACCTCATGGTCGTTTGCGTCGAAGCCGGTTTAGGCCTCGACCAGGCGATGCGAAAGGTCAGCGAAGAGATGAAGAAGACCTATGCCGTCATCGCCGAGGAATTCAGCTTGTGCAATTTGCACCTGCAAATGGGGAAGGCCCGCAACGACGTGTTGCACGACCTGGGAGCTCGAACGGGCGTCGACGATCTCAAAGCGCTGGCGGCGATTCTGATTCAAGCCGACAAGTTCGGCTCCAGCGTGGCACAGGCTCTGCGTGTGCAAAGCGACTCAATGCGCACCCGCCGCCGGCAGATGGCGGAAGAGAAAGCGGCGAAGACGGCGGTGAAGTTGATCTTTCCGCTCGTGTTGTTTATCTTCCCGGCGATCTTCATCGTTCTCGTTGGTCCCGCGGCCATTACGATGGTCAACGAAATGTTCCCGGCCATGAGCGGGCACAAATAG